A part of Diachasmimorpha longicaudata isolate KC_UGA_2023 chromosome 11, iyDiaLong2, whole genome shotgun sequence genomic DNA contains:
- the LOC135167264 gene encoding tyrosine-protein kinase Abl isoform X3, with amino-acid sequence MGAQQTKDRVLPAGSTVRQARKQPRNPKESRLIGSNIFTEHSEALLQSRPLPHIPALPEGDPPSGSSVQSLSQQSNFSQHSSVTGGSLLEAANRWTSKENLLAQEEDDPQLFVALYDFQAGGENQLSLKKGEQVRILSYNKSGEWCEAHSSTGQVGWVPSNYVTPVNSLEKHSWYHGRIARNAAEYLLSSGINGSFLVRESESSPGQRSISLRYEGRVYHYRINEDSDGKMFVTTESKFNTLAELVHHHSMLADGLITQLLYPAPKHNKPTVFPLSPEPDEWEINRTDIVMRHKLGGGQYGDVYEAVWKRYNMTVAVKTLKEDTMALKDFLEEAAIMKEMKHRNLVQLLGVCTREPPFYIITEFMSKGNLLDYLRNESKHQINAVVLMHMATQIASGMSYLESRNFIHRDLAARNCLVGENHLVKVADFGLARLMRDDTYTAHAGAKFPIKWTAPEGLAYNKFSTKSDVWAFGILLWEIATYGMSPYPGVDLTDVYHMLEKGYRMECPPGCPPKVYELMRQCWQWSAVERPTFKEIHHSLENMFQDSSISEEVEKQLQGGGDTPTLSYKKSQTGSTGNIHGLVLVSDQLSTSGLTQGQNYGASSVTKLSTFMSGHSNKGNSSIVQMRRSTNKKGKQAPAPPKRTSLLSSCSSFRDSAYQEQDQQNVDVGAVTLDDGTDLNGITRDLVTMASVPTGGCEMDEDGDGSQGTAEPNLPPLQRSASPEINIQCNQKQIKTRQYPSKEVLPQKLVHVGALEVQNVKRAINRYGTLPKGARIGAYLESLRQSGMPSGGEAPAIIDQQHQPQPPHPPHHDPAAELSQHRSLSPRQNNLRNQPQMTRSNSSSGVVNTYQPPNSPRSRGMSGRKHNPESIGLRTFRSPNTSTFRTASPSRSIQPTLADLEFPPPPLDLPPPPNEEHYDSTSINEATHPPRPSGSPVCMRKSKIERRSREDPDEDDKNNDVRTAEPSVKEASSRFGVNLRRREVPTETGGPAKSSDEKKVPFRPGKDASSAKNETVCILSPPLEAPPPPPPPPPPMNNEPGNDTFNSKPGMKEMLELKLINEIRQNADSKNVGSSKKSSVSNNVSSLPLDPASQLLSELCASFSMEHGMKPAIQNEYAMSNVKGMEPTPDQHLEKPTIIKELPSPMTENVLNSGNVGFKLKKVDKRSNPREENTDGQIIDFKARLRKVDNIEKSQQDEKNRRSEDPSTDASEPDDGDDKRRSTGSISSLKRLWENKEASSDNQPLSPKLGVRGINKQDMLDPGEESPEDHSGASTRSSATSKSDGRSWHPASTSGDSEKPVVPAKPSKGIGSSGKYFGSSIYATPNCDKSSHDEDASKDGKAAKHDVLELANAIETSITNLKSTPGIVMASWLQLSDKVGLLHGLLQGITSVESGTVPPHARFQFRDLMSRLELQARQLRAAGTRNITENTRLLSDVQNTIKDVTNMVQR; translated from the exons ATGGGTGCTCAACAGACCAAGGACAGAGTTTTGCCAGCCGGCTCGACAGTGAGACAGGCCCGAAAGCAGCCGAGAAATCCCAAGGAATCGCGGCTCATCGgatcaaatattttcacggAGCACAGCG aAGCACTTTTGCAAAGTAGGCCTCTACCACATATTCCTGCCTTGCCCGAGGGTGATCCACCGAGTGGCTCAAGTGTCCAGTCACTGTCACAGCagtctaatttttctcaacaCTCGAGTGTCACTGGTGGCAGTCTACTCGAGGCTGCTAACAGATGGACAAGCAAGGAGAATCTTTTAGCACAGGAGGAAGATGATCCACAATTGTTTGTTGCACTTTATGACTTTCAGGCTGGTGGGGAGAATCAACTTAGCTTAAAAAAAG gcGAACAAGTTCGGATATTAAGTTACAATAAGAGCGGTGAATGGTGTGAAGCCCACTCCAGCACCGGCCAAGTCGGATGGGTGCCATCAAACTATGTAACGCCGGTTAATTCTTTAGAAAAACATTCCTGGTATCATGGAAGGATAGCAAGAAATGCCgctgaatatttattgagcTCCGGTATCAATGGTAGTTTTCTCGTACGCGAGTCTGAGAGTAGTCCTGGACAACGAAGTATTTCATTAAGATACGAGGGTAGAGTATACCACTACAGAATAAATGAGGACAGCGATGGAAAGATGTTTGTCACAACTGAGAGTAAATTTAATACACTCGCTGAACTCGTTCATCATCATTCAATGCTGGCGGATGGATTAATAACGCAACTGCTTTATCCAGCACCGAAACACAATAAGCCAACGGTATTTCCCCTAAGTCCGGAGCCTGATGAGTGGGAGATCAATCGTACTGACATTGTCATGAGACACAAATTGGGGGGTGGACAGTATGGCGACGTTTATGAAGCTGTTTGGAAGAGATACAATATGACTGTTGCTGTCAAAACATTGAAGGAGGACACAATGGCGTTGAAAGATTTTCTTGAAGAAGCTGCTATTATGAAAGAAATGAAGCACAGAAATTTGGTGCAATTGCTCGGTGTCTGCACGCGTGAACCACCTTTCTACATAATAACTGAGTTTATGAGTAAAGGAAATCTTCTTGATTATTTACGCAACGAGAGTAAACATCAGATCAATGCTGTGGTTTTAATGCACATGGCGACACAAATTGCGAGTGGAATGAGCTACCTCGAGAGTAGGAATTTTATTCACAGAGATTTAGCAGCAAGGAATTGTCTAGTTGGTGAAAATCACCTGGTAAAAGTTGCTGATTTTGGATTAGCAAGACTCATGAGAGATGATACGTACACAGCACATGCCGGTGCCAAATTTCCTATCAAATGGACAGCACCTGAGGGCCTGGcgtacaataaattttcaacaaagtCTGATGTTTGGGCCTTTGGAATTCTACTTTGGGAAATAGCAACGTATGGAATGTCACCTTATCCTGGGGTCGATCTGACTGATGTGTATCATATGCTGGAGAAGGGCTACAGGATGGAGTGCCCACCTGGCTGTCCCCCCAAGGTTTACGAACTCATGCGCCAGTGTTGGCAATGGAGTGCTGTTGAGAGACCTACCTTTAAGGAGATTCATCATTCTCTGGAGAATATGTTTCAAGACTCCAGTATCAGTGAGGAAGTAGAGAAGCAACTGCAGGGCGGTGGTGATACACCAACTTTGTCCTATAAGAAGTCTCAGACTGGAAGTACTGGGAACATTCATGGCCTTGTCCTCGTATCCGATCAACTGTCTACCTCAGGTTTAACGCAAGGTCAAAATT ACGGTGCGAGTAGTGTCACCAAACTGAGTACCTTCATGAGTGGTCATTCAAATAAAGGTAACAGCAGTATTGTCCAGATGCGTCGATCTACGAATAAAAAAGGCAAGCAAGCACCTGCACCTCCCAAGAGAACGAG TTTATTGTCATCCTGCAGTTCATTCCGTGACTCAGCTTACCAGGAGCAAGATCAGCAAAATGTTGACGTAGGCGCTGTTACATTAGACGATGGGACCGATCTAAATG GTATCACGCGAGATCTCGTGACAATGGCGTCAGTGCCGACGGGAGGCTGCGAGATGGATGAGGACGGTGACGGGTCCCAGGGTACTGCTGAGCCTAATTTACCACCACTACAGCGATCTGCATCACCAGAGATCAACATACAGTGCAATCAGAAACAAATTAAAACACGACAGTATCCATCTAAGGAAGTACTACCACAGAAG CTGGTGCACGTGGGTGCCCTGGAAGTGCAAAATGTTAAGCGTGCAATAAATCGTTATGGCACGCTGCCCAAGGGTGCAAGAATCGGCGCTTATCTGGAATCATTGCGTCAGAGTGGAATGCCGTCTGGTGGTGAGGCACCTGCCATAATTGACCAGCAGCACCAACCACAGCCACCTCACCCACCGCATCACGATCCAGCCGCAGAATTATCCCAGCATCGTTCGCTCTCACCGCGTCAGAATAATCTCAGAAATCAGCCCCAAATGACTAGGAGCAATTCATCAAGTGGAGTTGTCAATACTTATCAGCCCCCCAATTCCCCACGAAGCCGTGGTATGTCAGGTAGAAAGCACAATCCCGAGAGCATTGGTCTGCGAACATTTCGCTCGCCAAATACATCGACATTCAGAACAGCCAGTCCCTCAAGATCAATTCAACCAACTCTGGCGGATCTCGAGTTTCCACCGCCTCCTCTTGACCTCCCACCGCCCCCCAACGAGGAGCACTACGACTCAACGTCAATTAACGAAGCCACACATCCACCGAGACCCTCGGGCTCTCCAGTATGTATGAGAAAATCGAAGATTGAACGAAGGTCGCGCGAAGATCCAGATGAAGATGACAAGAATAACGACGTGAGAACGGCGGAGCCATCGGTAAAGGAGGCATCCTCACGTTTTGGTGTGAATTTGAGGCGTCGTGAGGTGCCAACTGAAACTGGGGGCCCTGCCAAGTctagtgatgagaaaaaagtGCCATTCAGACCGGGCAAGGATGCAAGCTCTGCCAAAAATGAAACTGTCTGTATTCTCTCACCCCCTCTTGAAGCACCACCGCCCCCTCCGCCTCCACCACCTCCAATGAACAATGAGCCTGGTAACGATACATTCAACTCGAAGCCTGGAATGAAAGAAATGCTGGAGCTCAAGCTAATCAACGAAATTCGCCAAAATGCTGACTCGAAAAACGTAGGTTCATCAAAGAAATCCAGTGTATCCAATAATGTTTCGTCTCTTCCTCTGGACCCTGCATCACAATTATTGTCGGAACTGTGTGCTAGCTTCAGTATGGAGCACGGTATGAAGCCAGCTATTCAGAATGAGTACGCAATGTCCAATGTGAAGGGAATGGAACCCACCCCTGATCAGCACTTAGAGAAGCCGACAATCATCAAGGAGCTCCCCTCTCCAATGACTGAAAATGTCCTCAACTCTGGGAATGTAGGTTTTAAACTGAAAAAAGTTGACAAACGAAGCAATCCTCGAGAGGAGAACACTGACGGTCAGATAATAGATTTCAAAGCGAGATTGAGAAAAGTTGATAACATTGAGAAGTCTCAGCAGGATGAGAAGAACAGGCGCTCGGAGGATCCTAGCACGGACGCCTCAGAGCCTGACGATGGGGACGATAAACGTAGGAGTACAGGGAGTATAAGTAGTTTGAAGAGACTCTGGGAGAACAAGGAGGCTTCCTCTGATAATCAGCCACTGAGTCCTAAACTGGGGGTGAGAGGAATCAATAAACAGGACATGCTGGATCCTGGGGAGGAGAGTCCGGAGGATCACAGTGGGGCTTCGACGAGAAGTTCAGCGACCAGTAAGAGCGATGGTCGTAGCTGGCATCCGGCTAGCACTTCTGGGGACTCAGAGAAGCCAGTGGTGCCTGCGAAACCATCGAAGGGTATCGGTTCCTCTGGCAAATACTTTGGATCTTCGATTTACGCGACTCCTAATTGCGATAAATCTTCGCATGATGAGGATGCTAGTAAGGACGGAAAGGCAGCGAAACACGATGTCCTGGAATTGGCGAATGCCATTGAGACAAGCATCACTAATTTGAAGAGTACTCCTGGCATTGTTATGGCCAGCTGGTTACAGTTGTCGGATAAAGTAGGACTTCTTCATGGGCTTCTTCAAGGAATAACATCAGTCGAGAGTGGAACTGTCCCACCTCATGCCAGATTTCAATTTCGGGATTTAATGTCGCGTCTGGAGCTACAAGCGAGACAACTGAGAGCCGCTGGCACGAGAAATATCACAGAGAATACAAGACTACTTAGTGACGTACAGAATACGATTAAAGACGTGACGAATATGGTACAGAGATAA
- the LOC135167264 gene encoding tyrosine-protein kinase Abl isoform X1: MGAQQTKDRVLPAGSTVRQARKQPRNPKESRLIGSNIFTEHSEALLQSRPLPHIPALPEGDPPSGSSVQSLSQQSNFSQHSSVTGGSLLEAANRWTSKENLLAQEEDDPQLFVALYDFQAGGENQLSLKKGEQVRILSYNKSGEWCEAHSSTGQVGWVPSNYVTPVNSLEKHSWYHGRIARNAAEYLLSSGINGSFLVRESESSPGQRSISLRYEGRVYHYRINEDSDGKMFVTTESKFNTLAELVHHHSMLADGLITQLLYPAPKHNKPTVFPLSPEPDEWEINRTDIVMRHKLGGGQYGDVYEAVWKRYNMTVAVKTLKEDTMALKDFLEEAAIMKEMKHRNLVQLLGVCTREPPFYIITEFMSKGNLLDYLRNESKHQINAVVLMHMATQIASGMSYLESRNFIHRDLAARNCLVGENHLVKVADFGLARLMRDDTYTAHAGAKFPIKWTAPEGLAYNKFSTKSDVWAFGILLWEIATYGMSPYPGVDLTDVYHMLEKGYRMECPPGCPPKVYELMRQCWQWSAVERPTFKEIHHSLENMFQDSSISEEVEKQLQGGGDTPTLSYKKSQTGSTGNIHGLVLVSDQLSTSGLTQGQNYGASSVTKLSTFMSGHSNKGNSSIVQMRRSTNKKGKQAPAPPKRTSLLSSCSSFRDSAYQEQDQQNVDVGAVTLDDGTDLNGIDNVFEGITRDLVTMASVPTGGCEMDEDGDGSQGTAEPNLPPLQRSASPEINIQCNQKQIKTRQYPSKEVLPQKLVHVGALEVQNVKRAINRYGTLPKGARIGAYLESLRQSGMPSGGEAPAIIDQQHQPQPPHPPHHDPAAELSQHRSLSPRQNNLRNQPQMTRSNSSSGVVNTYQPPNSPRSRGMSGRKHNPESIGLRTFRSPNTSTFRTASPSRSIQPTLADLEFPPPPLDLPPPPNEEHYDSTSINEATHPPRPSGSPVCMRKSKIERRSREDPDEDDKNNDVRTAEPSVKEASSRFGVNLRRREVPTETGGPAKSSDEKKVPFRPGKDASSAKNETVCILSPPLEAPPPPPPPPPPMNNEPGNDTFNSKPGMKEMLELKLINEIRQNADSKNVGSSKKSSVSNNVSSLPLDPASQLLSELCASFSMEHGMKPAIQNEYAMSNVKGMEPTPDQHLEKPTIIKELPSPMTENVLNSGNVGFKLKKVDKRSNPREENTDGQIIDFKARLRKVDNIEKSQQDEKNRRSEDPSTDASEPDDGDDKRRSTGSISSLKRLWENKEASSDNQPLSPKLGVRGINKQDMLDPGEESPEDHSGASTRSSATSKSDGRSWHPASTSGDSEKPVVPAKPSKGIGSSGKYFGSSIYATPNCDKSSHDEDASKDGKAAKHDVLELANAIETSITNLKSTPGIVMASWLQLSDKVGLLHGLLQGITSVESGTVPPHARFQFRDLMSRLELQARQLRAAGTRNITENTRLLSDVQNTIKDVTNMVQR, translated from the exons ATGGGTGCTCAACAGACCAAGGACAGAGTTTTGCCAGCCGGCTCGACAGTGAGACAGGCCCGAAAGCAGCCGAGAAATCCCAAGGAATCGCGGCTCATCGgatcaaatattttcacggAGCACAGCG aAGCACTTTTGCAAAGTAGGCCTCTACCACATATTCCTGCCTTGCCCGAGGGTGATCCACCGAGTGGCTCAAGTGTCCAGTCACTGTCACAGCagtctaatttttctcaacaCTCGAGTGTCACTGGTGGCAGTCTACTCGAGGCTGCTAACAGATGGACAAGCAAGGAGAATCTTTTAGCACAGGAGGAAGATGATCCACAATTGTTTGTTGCACTTTATGACTTTCAGGCTGGTGGGGAGAATCAACTTAGCTTAAAAAAAG gcGAACAAGTTCGGATATTAAGTTACAATAAGAGCGGTGAATGGTGTGAAGCCCACTCCAGCACCGGCCAAGTCGGATGGGTGCCATCAAACTATGTAACGCCGGTTAATTCTTTAGAAAAACATTCCTGGTATCATGGAAGGATAGCAAGAAATGCCgctgaatatttattgagcTCCGGTATCAATGGTAGTTTTCTCGTACGCGAGTCTGAGAGTAGTCCTGGACAACGAAGTATTTCATTAAGATACGAGGGTAGAGTATACCACTACAGAATAAATGAGGACAGCGATGGAAAGATGTTTGTCACAACTGAGAGTAAATTTAATACACTCGCTGAACTCGTTCATCATCATTCAATGCTGGCGGATGGATTAATAACGCAACTGCTTTATCCAGCACCGAAACACAATAAGCCAACGGTATTTCCCCTAAGTCCGGAGCCTGATGAGTGGGAGATCAATCGTACTGACATTGTCATGAGACACAAATTGGGGGGTGGACAGTATGGCGACGTTTATGAAGCTGTTTGGAAGAGATACAATATGACTGTTGCTGTCAAAACATTGAAGGAGGACACAATGGCGTTGAAAGATTTTCTTGAAGAAGCTGCTATTATGAAAGAAATGAAGCACAGAAATTTGGTGCAATTGCTCGGTGTCTGCACGCGTGAACCACCTTTCTACATAATAACTGAGTTTATGAGTAAAGGAAATCTTCTTGATTATTTACGCAACGAGAGTAAACATCAGATCAATGCTGTGGTTTTAATGCACATGGCGACACAAATTGCGAGTGGAATGAGCTACCTCGAGAGTAGGAATTTTATTCACAGAGATTTAGCAGCAAGGAATTGTCTAGTTGGTGAAAATCACCTGGTAAAAGTTGCTGATTTTGGATTAGCAAGACTCATGAGAGATGATACGTACACAGCACATGCCGGTGCCAAATTTCCTATCAAATGGACAGCACCTGAGGGCCTGGcgtacaataaattttcaacaaagtCTGATGTTTGGGCCTTTGGAATTCTACTTTGGGAAATAGCAACGTATGGAATGTCACCTTATCCTGGGGTCGATCTGACTGATGTGTATCATATGCTGGAGAAGGGCTACAGGATGGAGTGCCCACCTGGCTGTCCCCCCAAGGTTTACGAACTCATGCGCCAGTGTTGGCAATGGAGTGCTGTTGAGAGACCTACCTTTAAGGAGATTCATCATTCTCTGGAGAATATGTTTCAAGACTCCAGTATCAGTGAGGAAGTAGAGAAGCAACTGCAGGGCGGTGGTGATACACCAACTTTGTCCTATAAGAAGTCTCAGACTGGAAGTACTGGGAACATTCATGGCCTTGTCCTCGTATCCGATCAACTGTCTACCTCAGGTTTAACGCAAGGTCAAAATT ACGGTGCGAGTAGTGTCACCAAACTGAGTACCTTCATGAGTGGTCATTCAAATAAAGGTAACAGCAGTATTGTCCAGATGCGTCGATCTACGAATAAAAAAGGCAAGCAAGCACCTGCACCTCCCAAGAGAACGAG TTTATTGTCATCCTGCAGTTCATTCCGTGACTCAGCTTACCAGGAGCAAGATCAGCAAAATGTTGACGTAGGCGCTGTTACATTAGACGATGGGACCGATCTAAATGGTATTGATAACGTTTTTGAAG GTATCACGCGAGATCTCGTGACAATGGCGTCAGTGCCGACGGGAGGCTGCGAGATGGATGAGGACGGTGACGGGTCCCAGGGTACTGCTGAGCCTAATTTACCACCACTACAGCGATCTGCATCACCAGAGATCAACATACAGTGCAATCAGAAACAAATTAAAACACGACAGTATCCATCTAAGGAAGTACTACCACAGAAG CTGGTGCACGTGGGTGCCCTGGAAGTGCAAAATGTTAAGCGTGCAATAAATCGTTATGGCACGCTGCCCAAGGGTGCAAGAATCGGCGCTTATCTGGAATCATTGCGTCAGAGTGGAATGCCGTCTGGTGGTGAGGCACCTGCCATAATTGACCAGCAGCACCAACCACAGCCACCTCACCCACCGCATCACGATCCAGCCGCAGAATTATCCCAGCATCGTTCGCTCTCACCGCGTCAGAATAATCTCAGAAATCAGCCCCAAATGACTAGGAGCAATTCATCAAGTGGAGTTGTCAATACTTATCAGCCCCCCAATTCCCCACGAAGCCGTGGTATGTCAGGTAGAAAGCACAATCCCGAGAGCATTGGTCTGCGAACATTTCGCTCGCCAAATACATCGACATTCAGAACAGCCAGTCCCTCAAGATCAATTCAACCAACTCTGGCGGATCTCGAGTTTCCACCGCCTCCTCTTGACCTCCCACCGCCCCCCAACGAGGAGCACTACGACTCAACGTCAATTAACGAAGCCACACATCCACCGAGACCCTCGGGCTCTCCAGTATGTATGAGAAAATCGAAGATTGAACGAAGGTCGCGCGAAGATCCAGATGAAGATGACAAGAATAACGACGTGAGAACGGCGGAGCCATCGGTAAAGGAGGCATCCTCACGTTTTGGTGTGAATTTGAGGCGTCGTGAGGTGCCAACTGAAACTGGGGGCCCTGCCAAGTctagtgatgagaaaaaagtGCCATTCAGACCGGGCAAGGATGCAAGCTCTGCCAAAAATGAAACTGTCTGTATTCTCTCACCCCCTCTTGAAGCACCACCGCCCCCTCCGCCTCCACCACCTCCAATGAACAATGAGCCTGGTAACGATACATTCAACTCGAAGCCTGGAATGAAAGAAATGCTGGAGCTCAAGCTAATCAACGAAATTCGCCAAAATGCTGACTCGAAAAACGTAGGTTCATCAAAGAAATCCAGTGTATCCAATAATGTTTCGTCTCTTCCTCTGGACCCTGCATCACAATTATTGTCGGAACTGTGTGCTAGCTTCAGTATGGAGCACGGTATGAAGCCAGCTATTCAGAATGAGTACGCAATGTCCAATGTGAAGGGAATGGAACCCACCCCTGATCAGCACTTAGAGAAGCCGACAATCATCAAGGAGCTCCCCTCTCCAATGACTGAAAATGTCCTCAACTCTGGGAATGTAGGTTTTAAACTGAAAAAAGTTGACAAACGAAGCAATCCTCGAGAGGAGAACACTGACGGTCAGATAATAGATTTCAAAGCGAGATTGAGAAAAGTTGATAACATTGAGAAGTCTCAGCAGGATGAGAAGAACAGGCGCTCGGAGGATCCTAGCACGGACGCCTCAGAGCCTGACGATGGGGACGATAAACGTAGGAGTACAGGGAGTATAAGTAGTTTGAAGAGACTCTGGGAGAACAAGGAGGCTTCCTCTGATAATCAGCCACTGAGTCCTAAACTGGGGGTGAGAGGAATCAATAAACAGGACATGCTGGATCCTGGGGAGGAGAGTCCGGAGGATCACAGTGGGGCTTCGACGAGAAGTTCAGCGACCAGTAAGAGCGATGGTCGTAGCTGGCATCCGGCTAGCACTTCTGGGGACTCAGAGAAGCCAGTGGTGCCTGCGAAACCATCGAAGGGTATCGGTTCCTCTGGCAAATACTTTGGATCTTCGATTTACGCGACTCCTAATTGCGATAAATCTTCGCATGATGAGGATGCTAGTAAGGACGGAAAGGCAGCGAAACACGATGTCCTGGAATTGGCGAATGCCATTGAGACAAGCATCACTAATTTGAAGAGTACTCCTGGCATTGTTATGGCCAGCTGGTTACAGTTGTCGGATAAAGTAGGACTTCTTCATGGGCTTCTTCAAGGAATAACATCAGTCGAGAGTGGAACTGTCCCACCTCATGCCAGATTTCAATTTCGGGATTTAATGTCGCGTCTGGAGCTACAAGCGAGACAACTGAGAGCCGCTGGCACGAGAAATATCACAGAGAATACAAGACTACTTAGTGACGTACAGAATACGATTAAAGACGTGACGAATATGGTACAGAGATAA